A single Streptomyces sannanensis DNA region contains:
- a CDS encoding bifunctional cytidylyltransferase/SDR family oxidoreductase — protein MSEQQIVKLRTTAVVLAGGTGQRVGLSIPKQLLKIAGKAVIEHTLTIFEQADAIDDVIVLMAPGFVPDVEKIVARAGLSKVSRIIEGGSTRNETTERAIAALGEGLAEGEDLNVLFHDAVRPLLSQRVIQDCVDALARYQAVDVAIPSADTIIVTRTHGEDGEFITDVPDRSRLRRGQTPQAFKLSTIRCAYEIAAGDPNFQATDDCSVVLRYLPDVPIHVVAGDEYNMKVTQPVDVFIADKLFQLASTAAPQHASDEAYRELLTGRTLVVFGGSYGIGADIAALAERYGANVYALGRSTTGTHVENPDHVDEALSRAYTETGRVDYVINTAGVLRIGKLAETDNSAIQEALNVNYLAPVQIARASYKYLAESKGQLLLYTSSSYTRGRAEYSLYSSTKAAMVNLTQALADEWAADGIRVNCMNPERTATPMRTKAFGVEPAGTLLSSEAVAKASLDVLLSELTGHVIDVRQQDPTRGAAEASGFEQALAAVLDRQEDV, from the coding sequence GTGTCCGAGCAGCAGATAGTCAAGCTCCGAACCACAGCTGTCGTGCTCGCCGGTGGTACCGGTCAGCGCGTGGGGCTCTCTATCCCCAAGCAGCTGCTGAAGATCGCGGGTAAGGCTGTCATCGAGCACACTCTGACGATCTTCGAGCAGGCCGATGCGATCGACGACGTCATCGTCCTCATGGCCCCGGGCTTCGTGCCCGACGTGGAGAAGATCGTCGCCAGGGCCGGCCTGAGCAAGGTCAGCAGGATAATCGAGGGCGGCTCGACCCGTAACGAGACCACCGAGCGGGCGATCGCCGCGCTCGGCGAGGGGCTGGCGGAGGGGGAGGACCTCAACGTCCTCTTCCATGACGCGGTGCGTCCGCTTCTGTCACAGCGTGTGATCCAGGACTGTGTGGACGCCCTCGCCCGCTACCAGGCCGTCGACGTCGCCATCCCGTCCGCGGACACGATCATCGTGACCCGTACGCACGGCGAGGACGGCGAGTTCATCACCGACGTCCCGGACCGGTCCCGGCTGCGCCGAGGCCAGACGCCGCAGGCGTTCAAGCTGTCCACGATCCGCTGTGCGTACGAGATCGCGGCGGGCGACCCCAACTTCCAGGCCACCGACGACTGCTCGGTCGTGCTGAGATACCTGCCGGACGTGCCGATCCATGTCGTGGCGGGTGACGAGTACAACATGAAGGTGACCCAGCCGGTCGACGTCTTCATCGCCGACAAGCTCTTCCAGCTGGCGTCCACCGCCGCCCCGCAGCACGCCTCCGACGAGGCCTACCGGGAGCTGCTCACCGGCCGCACGCTGGTCGTCTTCGGCGGTTCGTACGGCATCGGCGCGGACATAGCGGCGCTGGCCGAGCGGTACGGCGCCAACGTCTACGCCCTGGGCCGTTCCACCACCGGCACCCACGTCGAGAACCCGGATCACGTCGACGAAGCGCTGTCCCGTGCGTACACGGAGACCGGCCGGGTCGACTACGTGATCAACACCGCGGGTGTGCTGCGGATCGGCAAGCTGGCCGAGACCGACAACTCCGCCATTCAGGAAGCCCTGAATGTCAATTACCTGGCCCCGGTGCAGATTGCGCGTGCGTCGTACAAATACCTTGCGGAGTCCAAGGGGCAGCTACTCCTCTACACCTCCAGCAGCTACACCCGCGGGCGCGCCGAGTACAGCCTCTACTCGTCCACGAAGGCGGCCATGGTGAATCTCACCCAGGCCCTCGCGGACGAATGGGCGGCGGATGGAATCCGGGTGAATTGCATGAATCCGGAACGAACCGCCACCCCGATGCGCACCAAGGCTTTCGGTGTGGAGCCGGCCGGCACGCTGCTCTCTTCCGAGGCGGTCGCCAAGGCCTCGCTGGACGTGCTGCTCTCCGAGCTGACCGGGCATGTCATCGACGTACGGCAGCAGGACCCGACGCGTGGGGCCGCCGAGGCCTCGGGCTTCGAGCAGGCGCTCGCCGCGGTCCTGGATCGCCAGGAAGATGTTTAA
- the proB gene encoding glutamate 5-kinase, translating to MAGERQGISEARRIVVKVGSSSLTTAEGGLDADRVDALVDALAKARSGGEKEIVLVSSGAIAAGLAPLGLRRRPKDLARQQAAASVGQGLLVARYTASFARYGVRVGQVLLTTDDTSRRAHYRNACRTLDQLLDMGAVPVVNENDTVATDEIRFGDNDRLAALVAHLVRADVLVLLSDVDGLYDGDPSRPGSTRIDEVRGPADLEGVSIGSAGKAGVGTGGMVTKVEAARIAAAAGVPVVLTSASQAADAVAGRTTGTYFHPTGRRSADRLLWLQHASTPQGALMLDDGAVRAVVQRRTSLLPAGIAGVEGEFSAGDPVELRDTRGRAVARGLVNFDAREIPQLIGRSTRELARELGPGYEREVVHADDLVVLHP from the coding sequence GTGGCAGGGGAAAGGCAGGGCATCAGCGAGGCCCGCAGGATCGTGGTCAAGGTCGGCTCTTCGTCCCTCACCACCGCGGAGGGCGGCCTGGACGCGGACCGGGTGGACGCGCTCGTGGACGCGCTGGCCAAGGCACGCAGCGGAGGCGAGAAGGAGATCGTCCTGGTCTCGTCCGGCGCCATCGCCGCAGGTCTCGCCCCGCTCGGACTGCGCCGCCGCCCCAAGGACCTGGCCCGGCAGCAGGCCGCCGCCAGTGTCGGCCAGGGTCTGCTGGTCGCCCGCTACACCGCCTCCTTCGCCCGCTACGGCGTACGCGTCGGGCAGGTGCTGCTCACCACGGACGACACCAGCCGTCGCGCCCACTACCGCAACGCCTGCCGCACCCTCGACCAGCTGCTCGACATGGGCGCGGTCCCCGTCGTCAACGAGAACGACACGGTTGCCACGGACGAGATCCGCTTCGGTGACAACGACCGCCTTGCCGCACTCGTCGCCCACCTGGTGCGCGCCGATGTACTGGTGCTGCTCTCCGACGTCGACGGGCTCTACGACGGAGACCCCAGTAGGCCCGGCTCCACCCGCATCGACGAGGTGCGCGGCCCGGCCGACCTGGAGGGCGTGTCCATCGGCAGCGCGGGCAAGGCAGGTGTGGGCACCGGCGGCATGGTCACCAAGGTCGAGGCGGCCCGGATCGCCGCGGCCGCCGGGGTTCCGGTCGTGCTGACCTCCGCCAGCCAGGCCGCCGACGCCGTTGCGGGCCGTACCACCGGCACGTACTTCCACCCCACCGGGCGCCGCTCCGCCGACCGGCTGCTGTGGCTGCAGCACGCCTCCACACCGCAGGGCGCCCTCATGCTCGACGACGGCGCGGTCCGGGCCGTCGTCCAGCGGCGCACCTCGCTGCTGCCGGCGGGCATCGCGGGGGTCGAGGGGGAGTTCAGCGCGGGCGACCCGGTGGAGCTGCGGGACACCCGGGGCCGGGCCGTCGCGCGCGGCCTGGTCAACTTCGACGCCAGGGAGATCCCGCAGCTGATCGGCCGCTCCACCCGCGAGCTGGCCCGGGAACTGGGACCGGGGTACGAGCGGGAGGTCGTACACGCGGACGATCTGGTCGTCCTGCACCCCTGA